In Flavivirga abyssicola, the following are encoded in one genomic region:
- a CDS encoding 2,3,4,5-tetrahydropyridine-2,6-dicarboxylate N-succinyltransferase, with protein sequence MTELQQIIEKAWENRDLLKEETTTSAIRKVIDLLDKGELRVAEPIEGGWQVNEWVKKGVVLYFPIQKMETIEAGPLEFHDKIPLKRGYAEKGIRVVPHAVARHGAYISSGTILMPSYVNIGAYVDEGTMVDTWATVGSCAQIGKNVHLSGGVGIGGVLEPLQAAPVIIEDNAFIGSRCIVVEGVRVETEAVLGAGVVLTMSTKIIDVTGDEPVEYKGRVPARSVVIPGSYAKEFPSGSYNVPCALIIGKRKESTNKKTSLNDALREHDVAV encoded by the coding sequence ATGACAGAATTACAACAAATCATAGAAAAGGCTTGGGAGAATAGAGATCTTTTAAAAGAAGAAACAACAACTTCTGCTATAAGAAAGGTTATAGATTTATTAGATAAAGGTGAATTGAGGGTAGCGGAACCGATAGAAGGTGGTTGGCAAGTTAACGAATGGGTAAAAAAAGGAGTTGTTTTATATTTTCCAATTCAGAAAATGGAAACTATAGAGGCTGGTCCGTTAGAATTTCATGATAAAATTCCATTAAAACGTGGTTATGCAGAAAAAGGGATTCGTGTGGTTCCTCATGCGGTAGCAAGACATGGTGCTTATATTTCTAGTGGTACTATATTAATGCCTAGTTATGTAAACATTGGTGCTTATGTAGATGAAGGTACTATGGTTGATACTTGGGCTACAGTTGGTAGTTGTGCTCAAATAGGTAAAAATGTACACCTATCTGGGGGTGTTGGTATTGGTGGTGTTTTAGAACCTTTACAAGCTGCTCCAGTGATTATAGAGGATAATGCCTTTATTGGATCTAGATGCATTGTTGTTGAAGGGGTACGTGTTGAAACCGAAGCGGTATTAGGTGCTGGTGTTGTTTTAACAATGAGTACAAAAATTATTGATGTAACCGGAGATGAACCTGTTGAATATAAAGGTCGAGTACCTGCCCGTTCTGTAGTTATACCTGGTAGTTATGCAAAAGAATTCCCTTCTGGAAGTTATAATGTTCCTTGTGCTTTAATTATTGGTAAACGTAAAGAGAGTACTAATAAAAAAACGTCTCTCAATGATGCTTTAAGAGAGCATGATGTAGCTGTTTAA
- a CDS encoding glycosyltransferase family 9 protein, protein MKILIIQQKMIGDVLTSSILFEALRLKYPKAQLDYLINEHTLPVVENNPNIDNFVLFTKQDELSKANLIKFAKSIGNEKYDVVVDTYSKLSSNLISLFSGAKTKISYYKFYTTLFYHYNIKREKPNNGKTGLAIVNRMQLLAPLGIEPSFIKPKIYLTEKEISNSKAFLESYQIDFSKPLYMISVLGSGKNKTYPFNYMAKVIDTLVEETSGQILFNYIPKQETEARVILNLCKPETQKNIRFNVFGKSLRAFLAITYHCDALIGNEGGTINMAKALNIKTFAIYSPWIDKATWNLFENENNASVHLKDFMPELYTKAEKKYKKEAAELYKKFKPQLFTDKLKAFLKL, encoded by the coding sequence TTGAAAATCTTAATCATACAACAAAAAATGATTGGCGATGTGCTTACAAGCAGTATTCTGTTTGAAGCACTTCGCTTAAAATATCCAAAGGCTCAATTGGACTATTTAATAAATGAGCATACATTACCCGTCGTAGAAAATAACCCAAACATTGATAATTTCGTTTTATTTACTAAACAGGATGAACTTAGCAAAGCCAATCTTATAAAATTTGCCAAGTCTATAGGAAATGAAAAGTACGATGTAGTCGTTGATACGTATTCTAAATTATCTAGTAATTTAATAAGCCTTTTCTCTGGAGCAAAAACTAAAATTTCATATTACAAATTCTATACGACCCTTTTTTATCACTATAATATAAAAAGGGAGAAGCCTAATAATGGAAAAACAGGATTGGCCATTGTTAATAGAATGCAGCTACTAGCGCCTTTAGGTATTGAACCATCGTTTATAAAACCAAAAATATATTTGACTGAAAAGGAAATTTCTAACAGTAAGGCGTTTCTGGAAAGTTATCAGATAGATTTTAGTAAACCTTTATATATGATAAGTGTATTGGGTAGTGGTAAAAATAAAACGTATCCTTTTAATTATATGGCTAAAGTTATTGATACTTTAGTTGAGGAAACTTCTGGACAAATATTATTTAATTACATCCCAAAGCAAGAAACTGAAGCTAGGGTCATATTAAATTTATGCAAACCAGAAACTCAAAAAAATATTCGCTTTAATGTATTCGGAAAGAGTTTAAGAGCGTTTTTAGCCATAACATACCATTGCGATGCTTTAATTGGTAATGAAGGTGGTACTATTAATATGGCAAAAGCTTTAAACATTAAAACTTTCGCTATATATTCTCCATGGATAGATAAGGCAACTTGGAATCTTTTTGAGAATGAGAATAACGCTAGTGTTCATTTAAAGGATTTTATGCCTGAGTTATACACTAAGGCTGAAAAGAAATATAAAAAGGAAGCAGCCGAGCTATATAAAAAATTTAAACCGCAGCTTTTTACAGATAAATTAAAAGCGTTTTTAAAGTTATAA
- a CDS encoding beta-1,6-galactofuranosyltransferase encodes MYYISRNYKSLFNAAGKAKTDCEFSLEALGFKNLGFKQSSIPSSGIGTIKNFFGISMALLRLPFKSVLCTQYPNNKFRKLILFFAKLKRCKIITIVHDVRCLKGRVKDIEAELSKIVCSDVIIVHNEAMKAWFLEQNTTIPIIVLGIFDYVSEEKPLQNKDLNKNDAYRIAYAGGFAHGKNSYIFDFDTLEHSKYNLKLYGVGFDANKRKVSEEASVIYYQGAFPSDQIAYKIEADFGLVWDGISTESCSGDLGEYLKYNNPHKTSLYLLCGLPVIVWDQAAIASFIVDNNLGISIANLKDLNTVLEGLTQDDYELMKNNVLGVQEKVMKGQFVKTAVKKALEEVNS; translated from the coding sequence ATGTATTACATTTCCAGAAACTATAAATCGTTATTCAATGCTGCGGGAAAAGCAAAAACCGATTGTGAATTTTCCTTAGAAGCATTAGGATTTAAAAACCTTGGATTTAAACAATCATCCATACCAAGCTCCGGAATAGGTACTATTAAGAATTTTTTTGGTATTTCAATGGCTTTATTAAGATTGCCGTTTAAATCTGTTTTATGCACTCAATATCCTAATAATAAGTTTAGAAAATTAATATTATTTTTTGCAAAATTAAAACGTTGTAAAATCATAACCATAGTCCATGATGTTAGATGTTTAAAAGGGCGAGTTAAGGATATTGAAGCGGAATTATCAAAAATTGTATGCTCTGATGTTATTATTGTTCATAACGAAGCTATGAAAGCATGGTTTTTAGAACAGAATACAACCATACCGATTATAGTTTTAGGGATTTTTGACTATGTTTCGGAAGAAAAACCACTTCAAAATAAAGATCTTAATAAAAATGATGCTTACAGAATTGCCTATGCTGGGGGCTTTGCTCATGGTAAAAACTCATACATTTTTGATTTTGATACCTTGGAACACAGTAAATACAATTTAAAGTTATATGGTGTAGGTTTCGATGCTAATAAACGAAAAGTAAGTGAAGAAGCATCTGTTATTTATTATCAAGGCGCCTTTCCTTCAGACCAAATAGCTTATAAAATTGAAGCTGATTTCGGATTGGTATGGGATGGTATCTCAACAGAATCTTGTAGTGGAGATTTGGGGGAATATTTAAAATATAATAACCCTCATAAAACATCTTTATATCTTTTGTGTGGACTTCCGGTAATTGTTTGGGATCAAGCAGCTATAGCATCCTTTATTGTCGATAATAACTTAGGAATAAGTATAGCTAACTTAAAGGATTTGAATACTGTCTTAGAAGGTTTAACACAGGACGATTATGAATTAATGAAAAACAATGTTCTAGGTGTTCAAGAAAAAGTAATGAAAGGACAATTTGTGAAAACAGCAGTTAAGAAAGCTTTGGAAGAAGTGAATAGCTAA
- the glf gene encoding UDP-galactopyranose mutase codes for MYDYLIVGAGLFGCVFAHEATKKGKKCLVIDKRNHVGGNVYCENVDGINVHKYGAHIFHTNDKDIWDYVNQFAEFNNYVNSPVSISKGKLYNLPFNMNTFYQLWGTKTPEEAKTIIESQIKEFGYKNPKNLEEQALSLIGKDVYETLIKEYTEKQWGKKATDLPAFIIKRLPVRYTFNNNYFNDAYQGIPIGGYNKIIDGLLEGIDIKTNVDFFKDKDALSNLAKKIVFTGKIDEFYNYKHGSLEYRSLRFENTKLNTENFQGNAVINYNDSNVPYTRIIEHKHFEFGKQKHTVVTKEFPEQWTTEKEAYYPINNDENQKKYQAYKTLSLQESHVIFGGRLAEYKYYDMHQIIASALQKAKKELN; via the coding sequence ATGTATGATTATTTAATTGTTGGTGCAGGATTATTTGGATGTGTATTTGCCCATGAAGCAACTAAAAAAGGGAAAAAATGTTTAGTCATAGACAAAAGAAATCATGTAGGTGGTAATGTATACTGTGAAAATGTTGATGGTATTAATGTACACAAATATGGCGCACATATTTTTCACACCAATGATAAAGATATTTGGGACTATGTAAATCAATTTGCCGAGTTTAATAACTATGTAAACTCGCCTGTTTCTATATCCAAGGGTAAACTTTATAATTTACCTTTTAATATGAATACTTTTTATCAGTTATGGGGAACGAAAACACCAGAAGAAGCCAAAACAATTATAGAAAGTCAAATTAAGGAGTTTGGCTATAAAAATCCTAAAAATTTAGAAGAACAGGCACTATCTTTAATTGGCAAAGATGTTTATGAAACGCTTATAAAAGAATATACCGAAAAGCAATGGGGCAAAAAAGCCACCGATCTACCTGCCTTTATCATTAAACGCTTACCCGTACGTTATACATTTAATAATAATTATTTTAATGATGCTTATCAAGGTATTCCTATTGGCGGGTACAACAAAATAATTGATGGTTTATTAGAAGGGATCGATATAAAAACCAATGTCGACTTTTTTAAAGATAAAGATGCACTGAGTAATCTAGCTAAAAAAATAGTGTTTACTGGAAAAATAGATGAATTCTATAATTATAAGCATGGGAGCTTAGAATATCGCTCTTTACGATTTGAAAACACAAAGTTAAATACAGAAAACTTTCAAGGCAATGCTGTTATAAACTACAATGATTCTAATGTTCCTTATACTCGAATTATAGAACACAAACATTTTGAGTTTGGTAAACAAAAACACACGGTGGTTACCAAAGAATTCCCAGAGCAATGGACAACAGAGAAAGAAGCCTATTATCCTATTAATAATGATGAGAATCAAAAAAAATATCAAGCTTATAAAACGCTTTCATTACAAGAGTCTCATGTTATATTTGGGGGAAGGCTTGCTGAATATAAATATTATGATATGCACCAAATAATAGCTTCTGCCCTTCAAAAAGCAAAAAAAGAGCTTAATTAA
- a CDS encoding glycosyltransferase family 2 protein, with protein sequence MIKISGVIITFNEEEHLEKCLKSLVDVVDEIVVVDSFSTDKTPEICAAYNVRFIQNKFEGYIEQKNYALSHAKYDYILSLDGDEALSDTLKKSILEVKEHWSFDGYYCNRLNNYCGQWIKHSDWYPDKKLRLFKKGNGEWKGINPHDRYTLKKGLKAGKLKGDLLHWIYRDYKEHNLKVENFSSIAAQAYFDLGKKSSLWKILFNPTWAFFKAYFLRLGFLDGLNGFVICVQTFNVTFLKYIKLRELHKNASSD encoded by the coding sequence ATGATTAAAATTTCTGGAGTAATAATTACTTTTAATGAAGAAGAGCATTTAGAAAAATGCTTGAAATCCTTAGTTGACGTTGTAGATGAAATTGTTGTTGTAGACTCCTTTTCAACAGATAAAACCCCAGAAATATGTGCTGCTTATAATGTTCGGTTTATTCAAAATAAATTTGAAGGTTATATTGAACAAAAAAATTACGCGCTTTCTCATGCAAAGTATGATTATATTTTATCTCTAGATGGCGATGAAGCATTATCTGACACACTCAAAAAATCCATTTTAGAAGTAAAAGAACATTGGAGTTTTGATGGTTATTATTGTAATCGATTAAATAATTACTGCGGCCAATGGATTAAACATTCTGATTGGTATCCAGATAAAAAGCTAAGATTATTTAAAAAAGGCAATGGTGAGTGGAAAGGTATAAACCCCCATGATAGATATACATTAAAAAAAGGTTTAAAAGCAGGAAAACTTAAAGGGGACTTATTGCATTGGATATACCGAGATTATAAAGAACACAATTTAAAGGTTGAAAACTTTTCAAGTATTGCAGCCCAAGCCTATTTTGATTTAGGAAAAAAATCGTCTCTCTGGAAAATACTATTCAATCCCACTTGGGCCTTTTTTAAAGCTTATTTTTTAAGATTAGGCTTTTTAGATGGCTTAAATGGCTTTGTGATATGTGTACAAACTTTTAATGTTACTTTTTTAAAGTATATAAAGTTGAGAGAATTACATAAAAATGCGTCATCAGATTAA